The following proteins come from a genomic window of Candidatus Methylomirabilota bacterium:
- a CDS encoding serine hydrolase, which yields MRDLGSRPAVHGSPRVGAVGRHAEDLHHDGGAGGAVHAGKLLLDQKVTIDAKYQGNDFGTFQQLTLGSWIAFRDALVTMIIVSDNTCTGSRGFAAAHQIMGRMARLCYDGIGG from the coding sequence CCGTTCACGGGTCACCGAGGGTCGGTGCCGTCGGCCGGCACGCGGAAGATCTCCATCATGATGGCGGCGCTGGCGGGGCCGTCCACGCCGGCAAGCTCTTACTCGACCAGAAGGTCACCATCGACGCGAAGTATCAGGGCAACGACTTCGGGACGTTCCAGCAGCTGACGCTGGGGTCCTGGATCGCGTTCCGTGACGCGCTGGTGACGATGATCATTGTGAGCGACAACACGTGCACGGGCTCGCGCGGCTTCGCGGCGGCCCATCAGATCATGGGTCGCATGGCACGGCTCTGCTACGACGGCATCGGGGGGTGA